A window of Corallococcus macrosporus DSM 14697 contains these coding sequences:
- the map gene encoding type I methionyl aminopeptidase, with protein sequence MTTAAPPRTPPAVLPGPNDACWCGSGTKYKKCHRGADAAEARKKGPDAGARKGIRPGVISPRREVPLHIPRPDYALTGRPSRKDPGSDIKTPDVIARMRKACKAAAEVLQEVSSHVRPGITTDELDAITHEAYIKRGGYPSTLNYHRYPKSLCTSVNEVICHGIPDSRPLEDGDIVNLDVTIFLDGVHGDCSATLFVGNVDEESQRLVRVTRECLELGIAAVKPGRPISDIGRAIETHATQNGMSVVRAYCGHGIGETFHTALQIPHYYEPEADTVIQPGMIFTVEPMINLGGWGHRTWDDEWTAVTADGSRSAQFEHTLLVTEQGAEILTVA encoded by the coding sequence ATGACTACCGCCGCTCCTCCTCGTACCCCGCCCGCCGTGCTTCCGGGCCCCAATGACGCCTGCTGGTGTGGCAGCGGCACCAAGTACAAGAAGTGCCACCGCGGCGCGGACGCCGCCGAGGCGCGCAAGAAGGGGCCGGACGCCGGCGCTCGCAAGGGCATCCGTCCGGGCGTCATCAGCCCCCGCCGCGAGGTGCCCCTTCACATCCCCCGGCCTGACTACGCGCTGACGGGCCGGCCGTCGCGCAAGGACCCGGGCTCGGACATCAAGACGCCGGACGTCATCGCCCGCATGCGCAAGGCGTGCAAGGCCGCCGCCGAGGTGCTCCAGGAGGTGTCCTCGCACGTGCGTCCGGGCATCACCACGGACGAGCTGGATGCGATTACCCACGAGGCCTACATCAAGCGCGGCGGCTACCCGAGCACGCTGAACTACCACCGCTATCCGAAGTCGCTCTGCACCTCCGTCAACGAGGTCATCTGCCACGGCATCCCGGACAGCCGGCCGCTGGAGGATGGCGACATCGTCAACCTGGACGTCACCATCTTCCTGGATGGCGTGCACGGTGACTGCTCGGCGACGCTCTTCGTGGGCAACGTGGACGAGGAGAGCCAGCGCCTGGTGCGGGTGACGCGCGAGTGCCTGGAGTTGGGCATCGCCGCGGTGAAGCCGGGCCGGCCCATCAGCGACATCGGCCGCGCCATCGAGACGCATGCCACGCAGAACGGCATGAGCGTGGTGCGCGCGTACTGTGGCCACGGCATCGGCGAGACGTTCCACACCGCGCTCCAGATTCCGCACTACTACGAGCCGGAGGCCGACACCGTCATCCAGCCCGGCATGATCTTCACCGTCGAGCCGATGATCAACCTGGGCGGCTGGGGTCACCGCACCTGGGATGACGAGTGGACCGCCGTCACCGCCGACGGCAGCCGCAGCGCCCAGTTCGAGCACACCCTGCTCGTCACCGAGCAGGGCGCGGAAATCCTCACCGTGGCGTGA
- a CDS encoding TraR/DksA family transcriptional regulator: MELLAREAQEALRQRSHRLRARASSGVEGLSFTQAEEQELRDIEDALARIAHGEFGRCARCGGAMGRHRLRAVPEARHCLTCAALAR; this comes from the coding sequence ATGGAGCTGTTGGCTCGGGAGGCCCAGGAAGCCTTGCGGCAACGCAGCCACCGGCTGCGCGCCCGGGCCTCCTCGGGGGTGGAGGGCCTGTCCTTCACCCAGGCGGAGGAGCAGGAGCTGCGGGACATCGAGGACGCGCTGGCGCGCATCGCCCACGGGGAGTTCGGCCGGTGCGCGCGGTGTGGCGGCGCCATGGGCCGGCACCGGCTGCGCGCCGTCCCGGAGGCCCGGCACTGCCTGACGTGCGCCGCCCTGGCGCGCTGA